Proteins from one bacterium genomic window:
- a CDS encoding copper resistance protein CopC has product MRWIARSALALGGMLLLASSVLAHALLRQSDPAGGAVLQHAPTAVTLAFTEQPEPTLSIVHVLDSTGRRVERSPARAVPGHAAELVIPLGPLPQGVYTVTWRTVSAVDGHVTGGAFAFGVGQSPSQAPSGGPTTPPPSVGYVASRWGLYLGLGALLGAAWVWTVAFRVPPARPWFLWGAWGLCAAGVIGLGWSQASDAGVGIGQLLTTDLGRALWWRAAPIAVAGVAVAAAGRTRAPGRPVLWIAGGAAAAAMLAHVLAGHAAADAAPPWWWPNVAAQWLHFAAVGGWICGLAALLVALPGVSDEEAGRAARRFSAGASIALAVVVATGVSRAVYEVHSWQGFLSTPYGEVVDLKAALLLGLAALGAVNHYRHVPAVARTRRGLLRIGTSEVALGVIVLAVTAYLTGLAPARSGLEGAVPPTPLVADGHDFATSVRLRLETIPGTAGVNHFTARVTDYDTGRPTHASKVTLTFTKPDRPDIGPSTLDLGLRADGTYQADGTNLSLEGPWTITALVAQGLRSVEVPLSVTVRSQPETVRTIAAPGQPTLYDIDLSGGVTLGTYLDPGKPGFNEVHATFTDASGAELPIPHLATITASRPGQAPHTLPVRRFSAGHFIADATLAGGTWELEFTATPAAGGTLQAHLEVKVGP; this is encoded by the coding sequence ATGCGCTGGATCGCCCGCTCCGCCCTCGCCCTTGGGGGGATGCTGTTGCTCGCATCCTCCGTCTTGGCGCATGCGTTGCTGCGCCAGTCGGACCCCGCGGGCGGAGCGGTGCTCCAGCACGCGCCCACCGCGGTGACGCTGGCGTTCACCGAGCAGCCGGAACCGACGCTGTCGATCGTGCACGTCCTCGATAGCACGGGGCGGCGCGTCGAGCGCAGTCCCGCACGCGCAGTACCCGGCCATGCGGCGGAGTTGGTGATCCCGCTTGGACCGCTCCCGCAGGGTGTATACACGGTGACCTGGCGGACGGTCTCCGCCGTGGACGGACACGTCACCGGCGGGGCCTTCGCCTTCGGTGTCGGACAATCTCCGTCCCAGGCCCCATCGGGCGGCCCCACGACCCCGCCGCCGTCAGTCGGCTACGTCGCCAGCCGGTGGGGTCTCTATCTGGGACTCGGCGCGCTGCTCGGCGCGGCGTGGGTCTGGACCGTCGCGTTCCGAGTGCCGCCCGCCCGGCCGTGGTTCCTGTGGGGAGCGTGGGGCCTGTGCGCGGCCGGCGTGATCGGTCTTGGATGGTCTCAGGCGTCCGACGCGGGCGTGGGAATCGGCCAGCTCCTCACGACCGACCTCGGTCGTGCCCTCTGGTGGCGAGCCGCGCCGATCGCCGTCGCCGGCGTGGCGGTCGCGGCCGCCGGGCGTACACGCGCACCGGGACGCCCGGTGCTGTGGATCGCCGGTGGGGCGGCGGCGGCGGCGATGCTCGCGCACGTACTGGCCGGGCATGCCGCAGCGGATGCCGCGCCCCCCTGGTGGTGGCCGAATGTCGCCGCGCAGTGGCTCCACTTCGCGGCGGTGGGCGGATGGATCTGCGGCCTCGCCGCGCTGCTCGTCGCGCTCCCCGGCGTGTCCGACGAGGAGGCAGGCCGGGCCGCCCGGCGGTTCTCGGCGGGCGCGTCGATCGCGCTGGCCGTGGTCGTCGCGACGGGCGTCTCCCGCGCAGTCTATGAGGTGCACTCATGGCAGGGCTTCCTGTCGACGCCATACGGCGAGGTCGTGGATCTCAAGGCGGCATTGCTGCTGGGGCTCGCCGCCCTGGGCGCCGTCAATCACTACCGGCACGTCCCCGCGGTCGCGCGCACACGGCGCGGCCTCCTGCGGATCGGAACATCGGAGGTCGCGCTTGGCGTGATCGTGCTCGCGGTGACCGCATATCTTACCGGCCTCGCGCCCGCACGCTCCGGGTTGGAGGGCGCGGTCCCACCAACGCCGCTTGTCGCGGACGGCCACGACTTTGCGACATCGGTGCGCCTGCGGTTGGAGACGATCCCCGGAACGGCCGGCGTGAACCACTTCACCGCGCGCGTGACCGATTACGACACCGGACGCCCGACGCACGCGTCCAAGGTGACGCTCACGTTCACCAAGCCGGACCGGCCTGACATCGGGCCGTCGACACTGGACCTCGGCCTGCGCGCGGACGGGACCTACCAGGCTGACGGCACGAACCTCTCGCTCGAGGGCCCGTGGACCATCACGGCGCTCGTCGCCCAGGGTCTGCGCTCGGTCGAGGTTCCGCTGTCGGTGACCGTGCGCAGTCAGCCGGAGACCGTGCGGACGATCGCGGCGCCCGGCCAGCCCACGCTGTATGACATTGATCTCTCGGGCGGCGTCACGCTTGGGACGTACCTCGACCCCGGCAAGCCGGGCTTCAACGAGGTACACGCGACGTTCACCGACGCGAGCGGCGCCGAGTTGCCCATCCCCCACCTCGCCACCATCACCGCGAGCCGGCCGGGACAGGCGCCCCACACGCTGCCCGTCAGACGCTTCAGCGCCGGGCACTTCATCGCGGACGCTACGTTGGCAGGCGGCACGTGGGAGCTGGAGTTCACCGCGACGCCTGCGGCCGGCGGAACGCTACAGGCACACTTGGAAGTCAAGGTCGGCCCCTGA
- a CDS encoding polysaccharide deacetylase family protein has translation MGDAVILCYHRVGEQPPADPFGLLTRYGLYVEVGRFQRQMEHLARRYRVVPIDELVASLGHADRGPSLAAVTFDDGYADNYLQAFPVLQRVGIPATVFLATGTVGRDAAFWWDRLVWHLSRHAGGRLSLPPSLGGPDTALDSAEQVLRVFDALHRRLQTLEGPVRDSLLDAMAGEVVPGSSRPVTWDEVRRMSTAGITFGAHSVSHPSLVALSDAALRSEIERSRDEIVARLGTVSTTFSYPFGDVDDRAANAVEAAGFRAAVTVRQAFCNATSSRYLLPRLGIGNLDSSEFLGALRRGRRAAHASPHAARTSALLTRLVPSPIRAARRYLRRIWRNRAHA, from the coding sequence GTGGGCGATGCGGTCATCCTCTGCTATCATCGCGTAGGTGAACAGCCGCCTGCCGACCCGTTCGGTCTCCTGACGCGGTACGGGCTCTACGTCGAGGTCGGGCGCTTTCAACGGCAAATGGAGCACCTGGCACGCCGCTACCGCGTCGTGCCGATCGACGAGCTGGTCGCGTCGCTTGGGCACGCCGACCGCGGCCCCTCCCTGGCGGCCGTGACGTTCGACGACGGGTACGCGGACAACTACCTGCAGGCGTTCCCCGTGCTCCAGCGCGTCGGCATCCCCGCGACTGTGTTCCTGGCGACCGGCACCGTCGGACGGGACGCCGCGTTTTGGTGGGATCGCTTAGTGTGGCATCTTTCGCGCCACGCTGGCGGTCGTTTGTCGCTCCCGCCGTCGCTTGGCGGTCCCGACACCGCTCTCGACTCGGCGGAGCAAGTGCTCCGCGTGTTCGACGCCCTCCACAGGCGCCTGCAAACGCTCGAAGGACCGGTGCGGGATTCGCTCCTGGACGCGATGGCGGGCGAGGTGGTCCCCGGGTCGTCGCGCCCGGTGACCTGGGACGAGGTACGCCGGATGTCCACGGCTGGAATCACCTTCGGGGCACACTCCGTCTCGCACCCATCGCTCGTCGCGCTCTCCGACGCCGCGCTTCGGAGCGAGATCGAACGCTCCCGGGATGAGATCGTGGCCCGACTGGGGACCGTGTCGACCACGTTCTCGTATCCGTTTGGGGACGTGGACGACCGTGCCGCGAACGCGGTCGAGGCGGCGGGCTTCCGCGCCGCGGTGACCGTTCGCCAGGCCTTCTGCAACGCAACGTCGTCCCGCTATCTGCTACCGCGCCTCGGCATCGGCAACCTGGATTCGTCCGAGTTTCTCGGCGCGCTGCGACGAGGTCGGCGGGCGGCCCACGCGTCTCCGCACGCCGCCCGCACGAGCGCGCTGCTGACGCGTCTCGTGCCGTCCCCGATCCGAGCGGCGAGGCGATATCTCCGGCGGATCTGGCGGAATCGCGCCCACGCCTGA
- a CDS encoding LAGLIDADG family homing endonuclease translates to MAMTSDEVNASQSTPDPDRNAIAPETLEFFKGDALRARVFHDKYALRDPDGRVLERTPVAMWQRIARGLASVEPTEAGRERYAQEFYWLMDGFRFIPGGRIMHAIGNPKRVTALNCFPAGTRVLARGGLKPIEEIRPGDEVLTHKNRYRLVTHTMHRDVEDPLRALKLWYLGDQPIRATGNHPFLAFDGTRVDWVAAQDLTSDHYIKVGRIGETLPSWDLDLTNFVSAAAIEDEAGQMYTATAYVGGQGARGVAESKRVRRTIPLDERLGLWLGFFMAEGGVTDNSVYFTFSKDEEAQAEAIYNLTQQLFGVEAAIQRREDQPGHWMRVYVHSRLLVEFVRAFCGGATHAHDKRLPGWFLTVPTTVQKAFIAALLAGDGVVREEQVKIFLANPDLVRQVFLILVRLGIVPSIRWEAILKYTRHRGMWIQVSTQRYVEALHAWIEGDYSYESVFEESDGNHFYKVVDGELFVKVKACGWTEPARQTVYDLTVDEDHSFVTEFACCHNCYVIPIKEDSIEAIFEWTKEAARTYSLGGGVGADISILRPAGAPVNNAARTSTGSTSFMELMSLTTGTIGQSGRRGALMITIADNHPDVLEFTKIKRNMNKVRYANISVRISDAFMRAVEADADWTLAFDNNRVNVRQTVKAREVWRELIYGARNHAEPGVIFWDSIRRWSTSEYNEMNVTTTNPCSLVGSTYVMTPSGIHRLDQLVTSAVQDRRNPEVLIDRRAGDERGVSAVHADALAFTGVKRIYRVETASGLTVRGTGDHKVKVLNDDRVDPLHGSNGWKRIDELQAGDVLAIVDPNAPALVETMFRDRTPYLHVDRGWMQPRRRDAHCSLIDIPDAWDDDLAYLLGYAVGDGSYTNHANRGHGKRLDIHMHVDDAPYVKPVVDRVTGRCVQRKVPTAVGGGVAAGTLSAESRPDPLHTIDGTNRAWMSIHSGAFLRMLGALGLRPAVAPDRLVPESILTAPKDATAAFLRGLFDADGTVSQPGARPMISLSSTSRQLIQQVQILLLQFGIFSTVATHRAEDKNASRSGLNYITNGGERRIYHSVHDSYQLAIGRYPSIEKFATHIGSSLPRKQTMIQALCASRVHALRSVTSTTEVTAVIDEGVDEPVYDLTVLDTKSFIANGLVVSNSEIPLEPYGCCCLGNVNLAEFVTDEFSPQAQVDWPHLEQALRLATRFLDNVLDYNADKHPLPAQREASLYSRRIGVGFTGLGDLLCKLRLKYDTDEAVAEVDRLFERIKNVVYDESVNLAIEKGPFPGYDREQHLKGAFLETLDPKVLARIREHGLRNVALLTVPPVGSGASLAGTTSGIEPIFDLSYTRRSESLAQSTFTVYHPLVRSYMERFGLTDEDGLPPFFVTAHEIKPEMRVQMQAAIQKHIDHSISSTVNCPADTSEERVAEIYFKAWKMGCKGITVYRDSSRENILTASTARSVKAAGGEGTKAEAAPVPVAAPATEVVHHKRPRPKVTTGRTERIETPRGRIYVTINEDTKGLCEVFVQSLDVEADAIGRLASLALRTGADARDVIEQLWRVQSREVAIDRSGDGTIVRVTTIAQGVALAIGRALYGSGFRPDQAFPMADRLPEPRIGNGHANGGNGHATAGAADPPQAEVALQGDPALPPEVQQPLLTFAGVCPDCGSSLVFENGCSHCRSCGYSKC, encoded by the coding sequence ATGGCAATGACATCGGACGAGGTGAACGCTTCCCAGAGCACACCTGATCCCGATCGGAACGCGATTGCGCCGGAGACGCTGGAGTTCTTCAAGGGCGATGCGCTGCGCGCGCGCGTGTTTCACGACAAGTACGCGCTCCGCGATCCGGACGGGCGGGTGCTCGAGCGCACGCCCGTTGCGATGTGGCAGCGGATCGCCCGCGGGTTGGCGTCAGTCGAACCCACCGAAGCGGGGCGTGAACGGTACGCGCAAGAGTTCTACTGGCTGATGGACGGCTTCCGGTTCATCCCCGGCGGCCGGATCATGCACGCGATCGGAAACCCGAAGCGGGTCACGGCGTTGAACTGCTTCCCGGCCGGCACCCGCGTGCTTGCGCGCGGCGGTCTCAAGCCGATCGAGGAGATCAGGCCGGGCGACGAGGTGCTCACGCACAAGAACCGGTACCGCCTCGTCACCCACACGATGCACCGCGACGTTGAGGATCCACTGCGCGCGCTCAAGCTCTGGTACCTTGGCGACCAACCGATCCGCGCGACGGGGAACCACCCGTTCCTCGCGTTCGACGGCACGCGCGTGGACTGGGTGGCCGCCCAGGACCTGACCTCCGATCACTACATCAAGGTGGGGCGGATCGGCGAGACGTTGCCGTCCTGGGATCTCGATCTAACCAACTTTGTGAGCGCGGCGGCGATCGAAGACGAAGCGGGGCAGATGTACACGGCGACCGCGTACGTCGGCGGTCAAGGAGCGCGCGGTGTCGCCGAGAGCAAGCGGGTGCGCCGCACCATTCCGCTGGATGAGCGCCTCGGGTTGTGGCTCGGGTTCTTCATGGCCGAAGGCGGCGTAACGGACAACAGCGTCTACTTCACCTTCAGCAAGGACGAAGAGGCGCAGGCCGAGGCGATCTACAACCTCACGCAGCAGCTGTTCGGAGTGGAGGCGGCGATCCAGCGGCGCGAGGATCAACCCGGGCACTGGATGCGCGTGTACGTCCACAGCAGGCTCCTCGTCGAGTTCGTGCGGGCGTTCTGCGGAGGCGCCACGCACGCCCACGACAAGCGGCTGCCCGGATGGTTTCTGACGGTTCCGACCACCGTGCAAAAGGCGTTCATCGCGGCGCTCCTGGCCGGCGACGGCGTCGTCCGCGAGGAACAGGTCAAGATTTTCCTCGCCAACCCGGATCTGGTCCGGCAGGTGTTCCTCATCCTCGTGCGCCTCGGCATTGTGCCGTCGATTCGCTGGGAGGCCATCCTTAAGTACACACGGCATCGCGGCATGTGGATTCAGGTCAGCACGCAGCGGTACGTCGAGGCGCTGCATGCGTGGATCGAGGGGGACTACTCATACGAGTCCGTCTTCGAGGAGTCCGACGGCAACCACTTCTACAAAGTCGTGGACGGCGAGTTGTTCGTCAAGGTCAAGGCGTGTGGGTGGACGGAGCCCGCTCGCCAGACCGTGTACGATCTCACGGTGGACGAGGACCATTCCTTCGTGACGGAGTTCGCCTGCTGCCACAATTGCTACGTGATTCCAATCAAAGAGGACTCCATCGAGGCCATCTTCGAGTGGACGAAAGAGGCGGCGCGGACCTACTCGCTCGGCGGGGGCGTGGGCGCGGACATCAGCATTCTCCGTCCCGCGGGCGCGCCCGTGAACAACGCGGCACGGACGAGCACCGGTTCCACCTCGTTCATGGAGCTGATGTCGCTCACGACCGGGACGATCGGCCAGAGCGGCCGGCGCGGCGCGCTCATGATCACAATCGCCGACAACCATCCCGACGTCCTGGAGTTCACGAAGATCAAGCGCAATATGAACAAGGTGCGGTACGCCAACATCAGCGTGCGCATCAGCGACGCGTTCATGCGCGCCGTCGAGGCCGACGCCGACTGGACGCTCGCGTTCGACAACAATCGGGTGAATGTGCGTCAAACGGTCAAGGCGCGCGAGGTGTGGCGCGAACTGATTTACGGGGCGCGCAACCACGCCGAACCCGGCGTGATCTTCTGGGACTCGATCCGGCGGTGGAGCACGTCCGAGTATAACGAGATGAACGTGACGACGACCAACCCGTGTTCTCTGGTAGGGTCCACCTATGTGATGACACCGAGCGGGATTCATCGCCTGGACCAACTTGTCACGAGCGCCGTCCAGGACCGGCGAAACCCTGAGGTGTTGATCGACCGCCGCGCGGGCGACGAGCGTGGTGTGTCGGCGGTTCACGCTGACGCGCTTGCGTTCACCGGCGTGAAACGCATCTATAGGGTCGAAACGGCGAGCGGCCTTACGGTGCGTGGCACCGGGGATCACAAAGTGAAGGTGCTCAACGACGACCGCGTTGATCCGCTGCACGGGTCAAATGGATGGAAGCGTATCGACGAACTTCAGGCCGGTGACGTGCTCGCGATCGTCGATCCCAACGCTCCAGCTCTTGTCGAGACGATGTTCCGCGATCGAACTCCATATCTGCATGTCGACAGGGGCTGGATGCAGCCGCGCCGGCGCGACGCGCATTGCTCGCTCATTGACATCCCAGACGCATGGGACGATGACCTCGCGTATCTGCTCGGGTACGCGGTTGGTGACGGTTCCTACACGAACCATGCGAACCGTGGACATGGGAAGCGCCTGGACATCCACATGCACGTGGACGATGCGCCATACGTCAAGCCCGTTGTGGATCGAGTGACGGGCCGCTGCGTGCAGAGGAAGGTGCCGACCGCCGTCGGCGGTGGCGTCGCAGCGGGTACGCTGTCGGCGGAGTCCCGGCCGGATCCCTTGCATACGATAGATGGAACGAATCGCGCGTGGATGTCCATCCATTCGGGTGCGTTCTTGAGAATGCTCGGCGCGTTGGGCCTGCGGCCGGCGGTGGCGCCCGACAGGCTGGTCCCCGAGTCGATTCTTACCGCGCCCAAGGACGCAACGGCCGCGTTCCTCCGGGGTTTGTTTGATGCGGACGGCACAGTGTCGCAGCCCGGCGCACGTCCGATGATCTCGTTGTCTTCAACATCTCGGCAGTTGATTCAACAAGTGCAGATCCTGCTGTTGCAGTTCGGCATTTTTTCCACGGTCGCGACGCACAGAGCGGAGGACAAGAATGCGTCGCGTTCCGGACTGAACTACATCACGAACGGCGGCGAGCGCCGCATCTACCACAGCGTGCATGACAGCTATCAGTTGGCAATTGGCCGATATCCGTCCATTGAGAAATTTGCCACTCACATTGGGAGCAGCCTGCCGCGCAAGCAAACCATGATCCAGGCGCTGTGCGCATCGCGTGTCCACGCGCTCCGGAGCGTAACCTCGACAACCGAAGTCACCGCCGTGATCGATGAAGGCGTTGACGAACCCGTGTATGATCTCACAGTGTTGGATACCAAGTCGTTCATCGCCAATGGTTTGGTCGTGTCCAACAGTGAGATCCCGCTCGAACCGTATGGGTGCTGCTGCCTCGGCAACGTCAACCTGGCAGAGTTTGTGACGGATGAGTTTTCCCCCCAGGCGCAGGTGGACTGGCCCCACTTGGAGCAGGCTCTCCGGCTGGCCACGCGTTTCCTGGACAACGTATTGGACTACAACGCCGACAAGCATCCGCTCCCGGCTCAGCGCGAGGCTAGTCTCTACTCGCGGCGCATCGGGGTCGGATTCACCGGCCTGGGGGATTTACTCTGCAAGCTCCGGCTGAAGTACGACACGGACGAGGCCGTCGCCGAGGTGGACCGGCTGTTCGAACGCATCAAGAACGTCGTGTACGACGAGAGCGTGAACCTCGCGATTGAGAAGGGACCGTTCCCCGGGTACGACCGGGAGCAGCATCTCAAGGGGGCGTTCCTCGAAACGCTCGATCCGAAGGTGCTCGCCCGGATCCGCGAGCACGGTCTGCGGAACGTGGCGCTCCTGACCGTGCCCCCGGTCGGCAGCGGTGCGTCGCTCGCCGGCACGACGAGCGGCATCGAGCCGATCTTCGACCTGTCGTACACGCGCCGGAGCGAGTCGCTCGCGCAGAGCACGTTCACCGTGTACCATCCGCTCGTCCGGAGCTATATGGAGCGATTCGGCTTGACCGACGAGGACGGGCTGCCGCCGTTCTTCGTCACCGCCCACGAGATCAAGCCCGAGATGCGGGTCCAGATGCAGGCGGCGATCCAGAAACACATCGATCACTCGATCTCGTCCACCGTCAACTGCCCCGCGGACACGTCCGAGGAGCGGGTCGCGGAGATCTACTTCAAGGCCTGGAAGATGGGGTGCAAAGGGATCACTGTGTACCGCGACAGTTCCCGTGAGAACATCCTGACCGCGAGCACCGCGCGCTCGGTGAAGGCCGCCGGCGGGGAAGGCACCAAGGCGGAGGCGGCGCCGGTCCCGGTTGCCGCCCCGGCGACAGAGGTGGTCCATCACAAGCGCCCCCGGCCCAAGGTGACTACCGGGCGGACCGAACGGATCGAGACGCCGCGCGGCCGCATTTATGTGACGATCAACGAAGATACCAAGGGACTCTGCGAGGTGTTCGTGCAATCCCTCGACGTGGAGGCCGATGCGATCGGACGGCTTGCGTCGCTCGCGCTGCGGACCGGTGCGGATGCGCGCGACGTGATCGAGCAGCTCTGGCGCGTGCAGTCCCGCGAGGTCGCGATCGACCGGTCGGGCGACGGCACGATCGTGCGCGTGACCACGATCGCGCAGGGAGTCGCGCTGGCGATCGGACGCGCGCTGTACGGTTCCGGGTTCCGGCCGGACCAGGCGTTCCCGATGGCGGACCGGCTCCCCGAGCCCAGGATCGGGAACGGCCACGCAAACGGGGGAAACGGTCATGCGACCGCGGGGGCGGCGGATCCACCCCAAGCCGAGGTGGCGCTGCAGGGAGATCCGGCGCTTCCCCCCGAGGTCCAGCAGCCGCTCCTGACCTTCGCCGGGGTCTGCCCCGACTGCGGCAGCTCGCTGGTGTTCGAGAACGGCTGCAGCCATTGCCGGTCGTGCGGATATTCGAAGTGCTGA
- the nrdR gene encoding transcriptional regulator NrdR, whose amino-acid sequence MRCPYCGAKETRVLDSRSIEDGEGIRRRRECEACRKRFTTFERAERAIVFVLKRDGRREPFDRTKVLTGMLRACEGRPVSQETLERIADEIERGLLELDTPTVPSREIGDRVIERLRELDDVAYVRFVSVYRRMGDVDRLVEEIQALKARKQHEAELASQVLLIPLAPIRTTRN is encoded by the coding sequence GTGCGGTGTCCCTACTGCGGTGCCAAGGAAACCAGAGTCCTGGATTCCCGCTCCATAGAAGACGGAGAAGGGATCCGTCGTCGGCGTGAGTGCGAGGCCTGTCGGAAGCGGTTCACCACATTCGAGCGGGCCGAACGCGCGATCGTGTTCGTGCTCAAGCGGGACGGGCGACGCGAGCCGTTCGACCGGACCAAGGTGCTGACCGGAATGCTCCGGGCGTGCGAAGGCCGGCCTGTGTCCCAGGAAACGCTCGAGCGCATCGCCGACGAGATCGAGCGAGGACTGCTGGAGTTGGACACACCTACCGTTCCGAGCCGCGAGATCGGTGACAGGGTCATTGAGCGCCTGCGCGAGCTCGACGACGTGGCATACGTTCGCTTTGTGTCGGTGTACCGCCGGATGGGGGATGTCGACCGGCTGGTGGAAGAGATCCAAGCGCTCAAGGCGCGCAAGCAGCACGAGGCGGAGCTCGCCTCTCAGGTTCTGCTCATTCCGCTCGCTCCGATCCGAACCACCCGCAACTAA